TACGGTTTCCCGCTCGATTTTGAGTCGAGTGCGTCTACCAATTCCGCCACACCGGCCTGCGCGTTGGGGGCGAGGGGAATCCTAGCGCCCCGGCCCCCACGCGGTCAAACGGGGTTGGGCTCTGGAATGGCCCCTATGCGCGCCCCCAGGTCCCGACGTAACTGGGCGCCCGGAAAGTCCACCCGGTCGGCCAGGGCGTAGGCCCGGCCTAGCGCCGCGTTCAGGGTAGGGGCGGTGGCGGTGACGGCCAGGACTCGGCCGCCGTGGCTGCGCAACTGGCCCCCTGCTAAGCGGGTGCCGGCGTGGTAAATGACCTCTTCGCGCTGCGTGGGGGGCAGCATCAGGGGAATACCGCGCTGTGGCTCACCGGGGTAACCCGGTGCGGCCAGGATCACCACGGCGCTCGCCGCCTCCCGGAAGCGCACGGTGCTGGGGTTCAGCTGCCCCTGCACAGCGTCCAGAGCATGTTGCGCGAGGTCGCTCTCCAGGAGCGGTAGGACCGCCTCGGCTTCAGGATCACCAAACCGGGCGTTAAATTCCACCACTTTCGGCCCCGAGGGCGTGAGCATCAGCCCGGCATACAGCACACCGCAGAAGGGGTGCCCCTCGGCCTTCATCCCGCGCAGGGTAGGTTCGATGATGGTCTGGCGAATCGCAGTCATCGTTGCGTCGTCCACTGGGAACGGGCAGATGACGCCCATGCCGCCGGTCATGGGCCCGGTGTCGCCCTCGTGGATGGTCTTGTGGTCCTGGCTGGGTGGGGTCAGGGCGTAGCGCTCGCCATCGGTAAGGGCCAGGATGGTCACCTCTTGCCCGGTCATGAACTCTTCAATCACCGCCTGGGCCTCTGGGTCACTGAAAATCTCGCGCAGGGCCGCCTCGGCTTCTGCAGCCGAGTGGGCGATGGTGACGCCCTTGCCCGCCTTCAGGGCCGCGTCCTTGACCACGATAGGTGAGGTACTACTCAGGCCAGCAAGATGGGCCAGTGCCTCGTCCAGTGCAGTGAAAGTGTGGTGCGCCGCCGTAGGAATGCTGTGGCGGGTCATGAACGCTTTGCTCCAGACCTTGTCACCCTCCAGCCGACTGGCGGCCTGGATTGGCCCGAAAGCGGGCAAGCCCAGAGCGGTGCAGGCGTCCACGACGCCCGCCGCCAGATAGGCTTCAGGGCCCACGATCACCACGTCGGCGCCCTCACGCTGGGCCAGCTGGGCGAGGCTCGCGGCGTCCTGAGGACTGTCGAGAAGGCGGGCCATCTCGGCAATCCCCGGGTTGCCAGGCGTGCACAGCACCTCGTGGCCAGCCCGCGCGCAGGCGTGCACGATGGCGTGCTCGCGGCCACCGCCGCCAATCACCAGCACCCGCATCACTGGCCTCCGGCGTGGGCGGCGCGGCGTTGCCAGTAGCGTGCGAGCCCCTGCACACTCATCCAGGGCGGGCAGGCAAAGTCATAGCGGGCCGGGAGTTCGGGGTGTTCGGCGCGCAGCTCGTCCATCAGCGCCAGGGTGAAGTCGGCCGTGATCTGCTCCATCTCGTCTCCAGCGTTCAGACCGGCCTGTACCCGCTCGGCATCGGCCGCCAGGGTACGGCGCAGGCCGTTCCAGTGTTCAGGGGTATTCGCATAAGTGCCAAAGTGGGCCAAGTGGAGCCACGCGGCGTCGGTGCCCGCCAGCAGGTCCAGGCTGGTGTGCCACGCGTCCAGGTCAATGTCGGGCGGTGGGGTGGGTGCGCGTGGCGTCTGGGGGGCCAGCAGGCGAATGCCGCCCACGTCTCCGGTGAACAGATCGTCGCCTAAGTGGTACGCTAGATGGTGCGTGGCGTGCCCAGGGGTGGCCAGGGCCCGCACCTCCAGCTGACCCAGGCGCAGCACCTCGCCACCTGAGAGGGCCTGCAGGCGTTCAGGGGGCGCCGGGTGCATCTGGCCCCACAGGCGGTCCATCTGGTCGCCGTAGATCTGACTGGCACTGGCCAGCAGCCGTGCGGGACGGGCCAGATGGGCGGCGCCGCGTTCATGCACGTATGCCCTGGCCGCTGGCACCTCGGTCAGCACCGCGCCCGCCGCGCCCACATGGTCAAAGTGCACATGGGTCAGCAGCAGGTGGCGCACGTCCGCCAACGCGGCCCCAAGGCTTTCGAGACCCGCCCGCAGTTGGGGCAGCGTGCTACCAGGCCCAGTATCGACCAGTGCTAAGCCGTCGCCTGTGTCTATCACGTAGGCGGCAATTACCCCGGGCGTCTGCAGAAAGTGCAGGTCAAGGATCTGTGGGCGGTTCACGCGTTGCCTGTCAGCCGGGCGCCCAGCAGCAGGGCTGCCATGGCGTACTGCACGCCCGCAATCAGGCGCAGGGTCATGACGTTGCGCGCGGTCTTCAGGGGCCCCAGGGTCAGGGCCAGGATACCCGTCGCGCTGAGGACAATCAGGATGAATAGGACCCACAATGCCATGAACGCCAGCATAGCGCGCGATCGAGAGCAGTCTTCCTTGCTTGCGTGTAATGGCCCGAGCTGCCAGCCCCGTGCTCCTA
This genomic stretch from Deinococcus aquaedulcis harbors:
- the purD gene encoding phosphoribosylamine--glycine ligase; translated protein: MRVLVIGGGGREHAIVHACARAGHEVLCTPGNPGIAEMARLLDSPQDAASLAQLAQREGADVVIVGPEAYLAAGVVDACTALGLPAFGPIQAASRLEGDKVWSKAFMTRHSIPTAAHHTFTALDEALAHLAGLSSTSPIVVKDAALKAGKGVTIAHSAAEAEAALREIFSDPEAQAVIEEFMTGQEVTILALTDGERYALTPPSQDHKTIHEGDTGPMTGGMGVICPFPVDDATMTAIRQTIIEPTLRGMKAEGHPFCGVLYAGLMLTPSGPKVVEFNARFGDPEAEAVLPLLESDLAQHALDAVQGQLNPSTVRFREAASAVVILAAPGYPGEPQRGIPLMLPPTQREEVIYHAGTRLAGGQLRSHGGRVLAVTATAPTLNAALGRAYALADRVDFPGAQLRRDLGARIGAIPEPNPV
- a CDS encoding MBL fold metallo-hydrolase, giving the protein MNRPQILDLHFLQTPGVIAAYVIDTGDGLALVDTGPGSTLPQLRAGLESLGAALADVRHLLLTHVHFDHVGAAGAVLTEVPAARAYVHERGAAHLARPARLLASASQIYGDQMDRLWGQMHPAPPERLQALSGGEVLRLGQLEVRALATPGHATHHLAYHLGDDLFTGDVGGIRLLAPQTPRAPTPPPDIDLDAWHTSLDLLAGTDAAWLHLAHFGTYANTPEHWNGLRRTLAADAERVQAGLNAGDEMEQITADFTLALMDELRAEHPELPARYDFACPPWMSVQGLARYWQRRAAHAGGQ